In Falco biarmicus isolate bFalBia1 chromosome 7, bFalBia1.pri, whole genome shotgun sequence, a single window of DNA contains:
- the PLIN1 gene encoding perilipin-1: protein MTAKKNQTVQNGSAKENVLQRVLQLPVVSSTCESLQRTYASTKEAHPLVASVCEVYERGVQGASALAMWSVEPVVRRLEPQFAVANNLACRGLDHLEEKIPALQYPVDKLASELKGTISSPLQSAKSTIGNSMDKIMELAAEGYEVTKNTVETTARYTRRNSVSQMAAAGVDTALGGLEKLMEYLLPEEDEEADQKPKETRESAAKVSQQQTSAPSTLGRISALVSTVSHRAYQQTTQSLQHAKAKGQELATWIPVLGSLAKPSVPAAPRVHGDGQSTAGGWLSQRQSKVPEQKQEKVGKKDDHTKEAGDNPGLVGSVAHNLQTACASGISSVKKVPAVAWDAAEGLILFTPRRLSKAMETVDALGGTLVSAPKHLLGTLYSYVPLRRQSVKAEEPAGGSKPSPETEQKEEDTKPAPPSAEEKSQLRGDWRLYRGHHPLSFLGLEDPLFLRHNLYRSPAFEPECPLPRKSAFAPYNRRVSEGSYRFSPEAMYSRAYYTNLYAPAFKKD, encoded by the exons ATGACAGCGAAGAAGAATCAAACTGTGCAGAATGGAAGTGCCAAG GAGAATGTACTGCAGAGGGTCCTGCAGCTGCCGGTGGTGAGCTCGACCTGCGAAAGCCTCCAGCGGACCTACGCCAGCACCAAGGAGGCCCACCCGCTCGTGGCCTCAGTGTGTGAGGTCTACGAGCGGGGTGTGCAGGGTGCCAGCGCCTTGGCCATGTGGAGCGTGGAGCCCGTGGTGCGCAGGCTGGAGCCTCAGT TCGCTGTGGCCAACAATCTGGCTTGCCGGGGCTTGGACCACCTGGAGGAGAAGATCCCTGCCCTCCAGTACCCAGTTGATAAG CTCGCATCTGAACTAAAGGGCACCATCTCCTCCCCCCTCCAAAGTGCCAAAAGCACCATTGGCAACTCCATGGATAAGATCATGGAGCTGGCAGCCGAGGGCTACGAGGTCACCAAGAACACAGTGGAAACGACAGCAAGGTACACGAGGAGGAACTCAGTGAGCCAGATGGCAGCCGCAGGGGTCGACACGGCCCTGGGAGGGCTGGAGAAGCTGATGGAGTACCTGCTGCCAGAGGAGGATGAAGAAGCAG ATCAGAAGCCCAAAGAGACACGTGAGTCAGCAGCAAAGGTCTCCCAGCAGCAGAccagtgctcccagcaccctgggccGGATCAGCGCCTTGGTTAGCACCGTCTCCCACCGTGCTTACCAGCAAACCACCCAAAGCCTCCAGCATGCCAAAGCCaaagggcaggagctggccacCTGGATCCCTGTCTTG GGCAGCCTGGCCAAGCCGAGTGTACCTGCAGCGCCACGGGTCCACGGTGATGGGCAGAGCACTGCGGGTGGCTGGCTGAGCCAGCGGCAGAGCAAGGTGccagagcagaagcaggagaaggTGGGGAAGAAAGATGACCACACCAAGGAG GCAGGGGACAaccctgggctggtgggcagCGTGGCTCACAACCTGCAAACCGCCTGTGCCTCCGGCATCTCCAGCGTGAAGAAGGTTCCAGCCGTGGcctgggatgcagcagaggGGTTGATCCTTTTCACCCCCCGCAGGCTGTCCAAGGCCATGGAGACAGTGGATGCTCTCGGGGGGACCCTCGTCAGTGCCCCCAAGCATCTGCTGGGCACCCTGTACAGCTACGTGCCG CTCCGCAGGCAGTCAGTGAAGGCAGAGGAGCCAGCCGGGGGCAGCAAGCCCAGCCCGGAGACGGAGCAGAAGGAGGAGGACACCAAGCCTGCCCCCCCCTCCGCTGAGGAGAAATCCCAGCTGAGGGGCGACTGGCGGCTGTACCGTGGCCATCaccccctctccttcctggggCTCGAGGACCCCCTGTTCCTGCGGCACAACCTCTACCGCAGCCCTGCCTTCGAGCCCGAGTGCCCCCTCCCACGGAAATCTGCCTTTGCCCCCTACAACAGGCGGGTGAGCGAGGGCTCCTACCGCTTCAGCCCCGAGGCCATGTACAGCCGGGCTTACTACACCAACCTCTACGCTCCTGCCTTCAAGAAGGACTGA
- the PEX11A gene encoding peroxisomal membrane protein 11A: protein MEGFVDFTNRSQGRDQLFRATQYTCMLLSYLIEHKAGKEKLVMKLKQLESSMSSGRKMFRLGNMVHALVAARRTTQLPDAVPRFCLTASNLTRAIYFVCDAVLWFKSVGLQPDIDKAKWRNWATKCYYFSLLMNLARDWYEISWRLEQAVQEEKIKENSFWDKHSQERNCAKCDSLHGFLLLLFQILKRHPPLLLDLVKNLCDLSGPLDTLGIYKTNPGVIGFCGVISSLVGILMLASPHLKLKQ, encoded by the exons atggAGGGCTTCGTGGACTTCACCAACCGCAGCCAGGGCCGCGACCAGCTCTTCCG AGCCACTCAGTACACATGCATGTTGCTTAGCTATTTAATAGAGCATAAGGCTGGTAAAGAGAAGCTGGTAATGAAACTCAAGCAGTTGGAATCTAGCATGAGCTCTGGCCGGAAAA TGTTCAGACTGGGCAACATGGTACATGCCTTGGTAGCAGCCAGGAGAACTACACAGCTGCCAGATGCGGTTCCTCGCTTCTGCCTTACAGCCTCCAACCTGACCCGTGCCATCTACTTCGTCTGCGATGCAGTCCTGTGGTTCAAGAGCGTTGGGCTTCAACCTGACATCGATAAGGCAAAGTGGCGGAATTGGGCTACCAAGTGTTACTACTTTTCACTCCTGATGAATCTAGCCAGGGACTGGTATGAGATCTCCTGGAGGCTGGAACAAGCTgtacaggaagaaaagataaaggaGAATTCCTTCTGGGACAAACACAGTCAGGAACGAAACTGTGCAAAATGTGATAGTTTGCACGGTTTTCTCCTCCTGCTATTTCAGATACTGAAAAGACATCCTCCTTTGCTGCTAGACTTGGTGAAGAATCTCTGTGATCTCTCAGGTCCTTTGGATACACTAGGGATCTACAAGACCAACCCAGGAGTGATTGGTTTCTGTGGCGTCATCTCCTCCCTTGTGGGGATCCTCATGTTAGCAAGCCCACATCTGAAGCTGAAACAATGA
- the WDR93 gene encoding WD repeat-containing protein 93 isoform X2: MAVYIPKHPLEIPPPSEKDWPKDDEEDFFLQDPDRKRDVLPQPFRMMNKLVMLVFENAMAIIEKREMLQEAQNLKVQPTKCFPTAEFQVTGKASCLAVSGKYIFVGLSVGLAAFEMSDCKEVCAWDAVKTEICAIHASDLGNERHILLAVDEMGLVWLFCFHKESFLLIKILNEVEDISKQSTCVEVVVSPGGDYTGVLLQDSTKAWLEIYRLPKDSWLKEMEKSPGAAAGLACRERRSSWTSAKSLELHGDGSAEMESPVSANKANAKLSLPVLLLKVKPPKSITGSSFKSPLDALKKVDDGSMLGLGYNHLIKDSQWEQQEAVFRNTYRDYLEAEGETASKEEIPRHATFHFLLPSRILQMGPEMKVQPDVPAGISVHWDGSHNLCLYLLNRPLKEKVDSDLKPDVVWPCAAPIACSAVSSCSRYLALVCEDATITIWDNRLGYPLSVTAILEERVTHSIHFLRSSVTASDEMPCPGTDPACPIVQLLVLCTDSSFYLVKAPRAGKSSITLLADRPEDPDLAVSAVVPVLTYPSAALVFSWDGTVSLMNTATSQIVYCFSTPPSHVVASPWQPVFVVDSVNCCLLLRGGR; the protein is encoded by the exons ATGGCTGTGTACATCCCGAAGCATCCCCTGGAGATTCCTCCACCATCTGAGAAGGACTGGCCAAAGGATGATGAGGAAGATTTCTTCCTGCAGGATCCCGATCGAAAGCGTGATGTGTTGCCTCAGCCCTTCAGGATGATGAACAAACTGGTGATGCTGGTGTTTGAGAATGCTATGGCAATCATTGAAAAAAGGGAGATGCTCCAAGAAGCGCAAAACCTAAAGGTCCAGCCCACAAAATGCTTTCCTACAGCGGAGTTCCAG GTAACAGGAAAAGCCAGTTGCCTTGCAGTGTCTGGAAAATACATCTTTGTTGGTCTGTCCGTGGGTCTGGCTGCCTTCGAGATGTCTGACTGTAAGGAAGTCTGTGCTTGGGATGCGGTCAAGACAGAGATTTGTGCCATCCATGCCTCGGATTTGGGGAATGAGCGCCACATCCTGCTTGCTGTGGATGAAATGG GGCTTGTCTGGCTCTTCTGCTTTCACAAGGAAAGCTTCCTACTCATTAAAATCCTAAATGAAGTG GAGGATATCAGCAAGCAAAGTACTTGTGTGGAGGTGGTGGTGTCCCCGGGAGGTGATTACACGGGAGTCCTGCTGCAAG ACAGCACAAAAGCTTGGCTGGAGATCTACCGATTGCCTAAGGATTCCTGGCTgaaggagatggaaaagagcccaggagctgcagcagggctggcttgCAGGGAGAGGAGGTCAAGCTGGACATCTGCG AAAAGTCTGGAGCTGCATGGAGATGGTTCTGCAGAGATG GAGTCTCCCGTGTCTGCAAACAAAGCTAATGCAAAGTTGAgtctcccagtgctgctgctgaaagtgaAGCCACCCAAATCCATTACAG GCAGTAGTTTCAAAAGCCCTTTGGATGCCTTGAAGAAAGTGGATGATGGCAGCATGCTTGGCTTGGGGTACAACCACCTAATCAAGGATTCCCagtgggagcagcaggaagCTGTCTTCCGCAATACTTATCGGGATTATCTGGAGGCTGAGGGTGAGACAGCGAGCAAGGAGGAGATCCCCAG acatgctacttttcattttctcctgccTAGCCGGATCCTACAGATGGGACCTGAAATGAAAGTACAGCCAG ATGTTCCAGCTGGCATCAGTGTGCACTGGGATGGAAGCCACAATCTCTGCTTGTACTTACTTAACCGTCCACTCAAGGAGAAAGTGG ACTCTGATCTGAAACCTGATGTTGTGTGGCCTTGTGCAGCTCCAATTGCATGCTCAGCTGTCAGTTCCTGCTCCAGGTACCTGGCACTGGTATGTGAAGATGCAACAATAACTATTTGGGATAATCGCCTAG gATACCCACTGTCTGTGACTGCCATTCTAGAGGAACGTGTCACCCATAGTATCCACTTCCTGCGGAGTTCCGTAACAGCCAGTGATGAGATGCCTTGTCCTGGTACAGATCCTGCCTGTCCCATTGTGCAGCTTCTAGTGCTATGTACAGACAGCTCTTTCTATTTGGTGAAAGCACCCAGGGCTGGGAAGTCCAGCATCACGCTCCTGGCAGACAG GCCTGAAGATCCGGATCTTGCTGTCAGCGCAGTGGTGCCTGTCCTGACATACCCCAGTGCG GCCCTTGTTTTCTCCTGGGATGGCACAGTTTCTCTGATGAACACTGCCACATCGCAGATTGTTTACTGCTTCAGTACTCCACCTTCTCATGTTGTAGCATCTCCCTGGCAGCCAGTGTTTGTAGTGGATAGTGTGAATTGCTGCTTGCTGCTTCGAGGTGG GAGataa
- the WDR93 gene encoding WD repeat-containing protein 93 isoform X1 has protein sequence MAVYIPKHPLEIPPPSEKDWPKDDEEDFFLQDPDRKRDVLPQPFRMMNKLVMLVFENAMAIIEKREMLQEAQNLKVQPTKCFPTAEFQVTGKASCLAVSGKYIFVGLSVGLAAFEMSDCKEVCAWDAVKTEICAIHASDLGNERHILLAVDEMGLVWLFCFHKESFLLIKILNEVEDISKQSTCVEVVVSPGGDYTGVLLQDSTKAWLEIYRLPKDSWLKEMEKSPGAAAGLACRERRSSWTSAKSLELHGDGSAEMESPVSANKANAKLSLPVLLLKVKPPKSITGSSFKSPLDALKKVDDGSMLGLGYNHLIKDSQWEQQEAVFRNTYRDYLEAEGETASKEEIPRHATFHFLLPSRILQMGPEMKVQPDVPAGISVHWDGSHNLCLYLLNRPLKEKVDSDLKPDVVWPCAAPIACSAVSSCSRYLALVCEDATITIWDNRLGYPLSVTAILEERVTHSIHFLRSSVTASDEMPCPGTDPACPIVQLLVLCTDSSFYLVKAPRAGKSSITLLADRPEDPDLAVSAVVPVLTYPSAALVFSWDGTVSLMNTATSQIVYCFSTPPSHVVASPWQPVFVVDSVNCCLLLRGDKQQLAGALAQSRDSHSTIFLFDFNSYPLKEAFPKESDLPLKSLQNLPWTERCNIYLRDRQQSLLGLGEQLPEYWSRLQAQAALMDKEREKVKGQKKL, from the exons ATGGCTGTGTACATCCCGAAGCATCCCCTGGAGATTCCTCCACCATCTGAGAAGGACTGGCCAAAGGATGATGAGGAAGATTTCTTCCTGCAGGATCCCGATCGAAAGCGTGATGTGTTGCCTCAGCCCTTCAGGATGATGAACAAACTGGTGATGCTGGTGTTTGAGAATGCTATGGCAATCATTGAAAAAAGGGAGATGCTCCAAGAAGCGCAAAACCTAAAGGTCCAGCCCACAAAATGCTTTCCTACAGCGGAGTTCCAG GTAACAGGAAAAGCCAGTTGCCTTGCAGTGTCTGGAAAATACATCTTTGTTGGTCTGTCCGTGGGTCTGGCTGCCTTCGAGATGTCTGACTGTAAGGAAGTCTGTGCTTGGGATGCGGTCAAGACAGAGATTTGTGCCATCCATGCCTCGGATTTGGGGAATGAGCGCCACATCCTGCTTGCTGTGGATGAAATGG GGCTTGTCTGGCTCTTCTGCTTTCACAAGGAAAGCTTCCTACTCATTAAAATCCTAAATGAAGTG GAGGATATCAGCAAGCAAAGTACTTGTGTGGAGGTGGTGGTGTCCCCGGGAGGTGATTACACGGGAGTCCTGCTGCAAG ACAGCACAAAAGCTTGGCTGGAGATCTACCGATTGCCTAAGGATTCCTGGCTgaaggagatggaaaagagcccaggagctgcagcagggctggcttgCAGGGAGAGGAGGTCAAGCTGGACATCTGCG AAAAGTCTGGAGCTGCATGGAGATGGTTCTGCAGAGATG GAGTCTCCCGTGTCTGCAAACAAAGCTAATGCAAAGTTGAgtctcccagtgctgctgctgaaagtgaAGCCACCCAAATCCATTACAG GCAGTAGTTTCAAAAGCCCTTTGGATGCCTTGAAGAAAGTGGATGATGGCAGCATGCTTGGCTTGGGGTACAACCACCTAATCAAGGATTCCCagtgggagcagcaggaagCTGTCTTCCGCAATACTTATCGGGATTATCTGGAGGCTGAGGGTGAGACAGCGAGCAAGGAGGAGATCCCCAG acatgctacttttcattttctcctgccTAGCCGGATCCTACAGATGGGACCTGAAATGAAAGTACAGCCAG ATGTTCCAGCTGGCATCAGTGTGCACTGGGATGGAAGCCACAATCTCTGCTTGTACTTACTTAACCGTCCACTCAAGGAGAAAGTGG ACTCTGATCTGAAACCTGATGTTGTGTGGCCTTGTGCAGCTCCAATTGCATGCTCAGCTGTCAGTTCCTGCTCCAGGTACCTGGCACTGGTATGTGAAGATGCAACAATAACTATTTGGGATAATCGCCTAG gATACCCACTGTCTGTGACTGCCATTCTAGAGGAACGTGTCACCCATAGTATCCACTTCCTGCGGAGTTCCGTAACAGCCAGTGATGAGATGCCTTGTCCTGGTACAGATCCTGCCTGTCCCATTGTGCAGCTTCTAGTGCTATGTACAGACAGCTCTTTCTATTTGGTGAAAGCACCCAGGGCTGGGAAGTCCAGCATCACGCTCCTGGCAGACAG GCCTGAAGATCCGGATCTTGCTGTCAGCGCAGTGGTGCCTGTCCTGACATACCCCAGTGCG GCCCTTGTTTTCTCCTGGGATGGCACAGTTTCTCTGATGAACACTGCCACATCGCAGATTGTTTACTGCTTCAGTACTCCACCTTCTCATGTTGTAGCATCTCCCTGGCAGCCAGTGTTTGTAGTGGATAGTGTGAATTGCTGCTTGCTGCTTCGAG GAGataagcagcagctggcaggtgcATTGGCACAGAGCAGAGACAGTCACAGCACTATCTTCCTTTTTGACTTCAACTCCTACCCACTGAAGGAGGCTTTCCCGAAGGAATCAGATTTGCCTCTCAAATCTTTGCAGAACCTGCCATGGACTGAGAGATGTAACATTTACTTACGTGATAG gcagcagagcctgctgggACTTGGGGAGCAGTTGCCTGAGTACTGGAGTCGACTGCAGGCACAAGCAGCTCTCATGGacaaggagagagagaaagtaaaGGGACAGAAGAAGCTGTAG
- the WDR93 gene encoding WD repeat-containing protein 93 isoform X3, with product MAVYIPKHPLEIPPPSEKDWPKDDEEDFFLQDPDRKRDVLPQPFRMMNKLVMLVFENAMAIIEKREMLQEAQNLKVQPTKCFPTAEFQVTGKASCLAVSGKYIFVGLSVGLAAFEMSDCKEVCAWDAVKTEICAIHASDLGNERHILLAVDEMGLVWLFCFHKESFLLIKILNEVEDISKQSTCVEVVVSPGGDYTGVLLQDSTKAWLEIYRLPKDSWLKEMEKSPGAAAGLACRERRSSWTSAITYKRSLVESWLNLPGQGRVSACLH from the exons ATGGCTGTGTACATCCCGAAGCATCCCCTGGAGATTCCTCCACCATCTGAGAAGGACTGGCCAAAGGATGATGAGGAAGATTTCTTCCTGCAGGATCCCGATCGAAAGCGTGATGTGTTGCCTCAGCCCTTCAGGATGATGAACAAACTGGTGATGCTGGTGTTTGAGAATGCTATGGCAATCATTGAAAAAAGGGAGATGCTCCAAGAAGCGCAAAACCTAAAGGTCCAGCCCACAAAATGCTTTCCTACAGCGGAGTTCCAG GTAACAGGAAAAGCCAGTTGCCTTGCAGTGTCTGGAAAATACATCTTTGTTGGTCTGTCCGTGGGTCTGGCTGCCTTCGAGATGTCTGACTGTAAGGAAGTCTGTGCTTGGGATGCGGTCAAGACAGAGATTTGTGCCATCCATGCCTCGGATTTGGGGAATGAGCGCCACATCCTGCTTGCTGTGGATGAAATGG GGCTTGTCTGGCTCTTCTGCTTTCACAAGGAAAGCTTCCTACTCATTAAAATCCTAAATGAAGTG GAGGATATCAGCAAGCAAAGTACTTGTGTGGAGGTGGTGGTGTCCCCGGGAGGTGATTACACGGGAGTCCTGCTGCAAG ACAGCACAAAAGCTTGGCTGGAGATCTACCGATTGCCTAAGGATTCCTGGCTgaaggagatggaaaagagcccaggagctgcagcagggctggcttgCAGGGAGAGGAGGTCAAGCTGGACATCTGCG ATAACCTACAAGAGGAGCCTGGTGGAGTCATGGCTGAAcctgcctgggcagggcagggtctCTGCCTGTTTGCACTAA
- the LOC130152562 gene encoding ras-related and estrogen-regulated growth inhibitor-like protein isoform X2: MGLRLPLRRSASFTPGHPALAEPPGPAALRAEANVLVMGADSVGKSALTVRFLTRRFIGEYGDMEFIYSHNLTVDGREILFHIWDVPNSQEQAEEGSSEEKRIQWADSFVLVYSICDRASFNILPPKIQFIKATKEGQSQEKVPIIIVGNKRDLHHRRVVSSEEGRLLALSLDCGFYEVSAAEAYHGALMVFHGLAKRIPDTKLALKKGTGIRGIVKTMSSVFARKRTDSL, encoded by the exons ATGGGGCTCCGGCTGCCGTTGCGCCGCAGCGCCAGCTTCACCCCCGGGCACCCGGCCCTCGCCgagccgcccggccccgccgcgctccggGCGGAGGCGAACGTCCTGGTGATGGGGGCGGACAGCGTGGGGAAATCGG ctctgacCGTGCGTTTCCTGACCCGGCGCTTTATCGGGGAGTACGGAGACATGG aattcATCTACAGCCACAACCTGACCGTGGATGGTCGAGAGATTCTCTTCCACATCTGGGATGTCCCTAATTCCCAG GAACAGGCAGAGGAGGGCTCCTCAGAGGAGAAGCGAATCCAGTGGGCAGACAGCTTTGTCCTGGTCTACAGCATCTGTGACCGTGCCAGCTTCAACATCCTGCCCCCTAAAATCCAGTTCATCAAGGCCACCAAGGaggggcagagccaggagaaGGTGCCCATCATCATTGTGGGCAACAAACGGGACCTGCACCACCGACGGGTGGTGTCCAGTGAGGAGGGTCGGCTCCTGGCCCTCTCTTTAGACTGTGGTTTCTATGAGGTCTCTGCAGCCGAGGCTTATCATGGGGCCCTCATGGTCTTCCATGGACTGGCCAAGCGCATCCCTGACACCAAACTGGCACTGAAAAAGGGTACAGGGATCCGCGGCATCGTCAAGACCATGTCATCTGTGTTTGCCCGTAAGCGAACGGACTCCCTCTGA
- the WDR93 gene encoding WD repeat-containing protein 93 isoform X4, which yields MAVYIPKHPLEIPPPSEKDWPKDDEEDFFLQDPDRKRDVLPQPFRMMNKLVMLVFENAMAIIEKREMLQEAQNLKVQPTKCFPTAEFQVTGKASCLAVSGKYIFVGLSVGLAAFEMSDCKEVCAWDAVKTEICAIHASDLGNERHILLAVDEMGLVWLFCFHKESFLLIKILNEVEDISKQSTCVEVVVSPGGDYTGVLLQDSTKAWLEIYRLPKDSWLKEMEKSPGAAAGLACRERRSSWTSAKSLELHGDGSAEMAVVSKALWMP from the exons ATGGCTGTGTACATCCCGAAGCATCCCCTGGAGATTCCTCCACCATCTGAGAAGGACTGGCCAAAGGATGATGAGGAAGATTTCTTCCTGCAGGATCCCGATCGAAAGCGTGATGTGTTGCCTCAGCCCTTCAGGATGATGAACAAACTGGTGATGCTGGTGTTTGAGAATGCTATGGCAATCATTGAAAAAAGGGAGATGCTCCAAGAAGCGCAAAACCTAAAGGTCCAGCCCACAAAATGCTTTCCTACAGCGGAGTTCCAG GTAACAGGAAAAGCCAGTTGCCTTGCAGTGTCTGGAAAATACATCTTTGTTGGTCTGTCCGTGGGTCTGGCTGCCTTCGAGATGTCTGACTGTAAGGAAGTCTGTGCTTGGGATGCGGTCAAGACAGAGATTTGTGCCATCCATGCCTCGGATTTGGGGAATGAGCGCCACATCCTGCTTGCTGTGGATGAAATGG GGCTTGTCTGGCTCTTCTGCTTTCACAAGGAAAGCTTCCTACTCATTAAAATCCTAAATGAAGTG GAGGATATCAGCAAGCAAAGTACTTGTGTGGAGGTGGTGGTGTCCCCGGGAGGTGATTACACGGGAGTCCTGCTGCAAG ACAGCACAAAAGCTTGGCTGGAGATCTACCGATTGCCTAAGGATTCCTGGCTgaaggagatggaaaagagcccaggagctgcagcagggctggcttgCAGGGAGAGGAGGTCAAGCTGGACATCTGCG AAAAGTCTGGAGCTGCATGGAGATGGTTCTGCAGAGATG GCAGTAGTTTCAAAAGCCCTTTGGATGCCTTGA
- the LOC130152562 gene encoding uncharacterized protein LOC130152562 isoform X1 codes for MGLRLPLRRSASFTPGHPALAEPPGPAALRAEANVLVMGADSVGKSALTVRFLTRRFIGEYGDMEFIYSHNLTVDGREILFHIWDVPNSQPPSNRSRSPCASTVQTVPGKKQTRGSFPGQGSHRAPSQATPSVRLPVPGEERRWGRGCRARSRTLLLLLGSFSLPLPKPSPLYAWERACVCSTDTDFSAVFFWKCNKLYLAGGPQLLGAVNLYSGHGKRHVLCWARAPTVAAAATQRCVSRTCSLSPGLGDSPHSAPSFWWLALIKQLSRAAREGLLLQQIQQGVVGSEAVLRERGAPGAPPVLTGLPDPTIHPTTSWVWVPRGLSYP; via the exons ATGGGGCTCCGGCTGCCGTTGCGCCGCAGCGCCAGCTTCACCCCCGGGCACCCGGCCCTCGCCgagccgcccggccccgccgcgctccggGCGGAGGCGAACGTCCTGGTGATGGGGGCGGACAGCGTGGGGAAATCGG ctctgacCGTGCGTTTCCTGACCCGGCGCTTTATCGGGGAGTACGGAGACATGG aattcATCTACAGCCACAACCTGACCGTGGATGGTCGAGAGATTCTCTTCCACATCTGGGATGTCCCTAATTCCCAG CCTCCCAGCAACCGCAGCCGTTCCCCTTGTGCAAGCACCGTACAGACTGTGCCTGGGAAAAAACAGACACGTGGCTCATTCCCAGGACAGGGATCGCACCGTGCGCCTTCCCAAGCCACTCCATCTGTAAGgctgcctgtccctggggaggaaaggaggtggggaaggggctgccgGGCTCGTAGCCgaactctgctgctgctgctgggaagtttttccctgcctctccccaaACCCTCCCCCTTGTATGCCTGGGAAAGGGCTTGTGTGTGCAGTACGGACACTGATTTCTCTGCTGTGTTCTTCTGGAAATGCAATAAATTGTATTTGGCAGGAGGCCCCCAGCTCCTTGGGGCTGTGAATTTGTACTCGGGGCATGGGAAGAGACACGTACTGTGCTGGGCACGAGCACCCACCGTTGCTGCAGCAGCGACCCAGCGATGCGTTTCCCGTACCTGCTCCCTCAGCCCTGGGTTGGGTGACTCACCCCACTCCGCTCCCTCGTTTTGGTGGCTCGCTCTCATaaagcagctgagcagagcagctcGGGAAGGTTTATTATTGCAGCAGATACAACAAGGTGTTGTGGGAAGCGAGGCGGTCCTGCGGGAGAGAGGGGCTCCAGGAGCTCCACCTGTTCTCACTGGTCTTCCTGACCCCACCATCCATCCCACCACCAGCTGGGTGTGGGTGCCTAGGGGGCTTTCCTACCCATGA